Proteins from one Camelina sativa cultivar DH55 chromosome 8, Cs, whole genome shotgun sequence genomic window:
- the LOC104706281 gene encoding elongation factor 1-beta 2-like, producing the protein MAVTFSDLHTEEGVKSVEEHLAGKTYISGDQLSVDDVKVYAAVPAKPSDAFPNASKWYECVASHLAKSFPGKAVGVQIGGSAAAAASAVEAEAPASAADDDDDIDLFGDETEEEKKASEEREAAKKDTKKPKESGKSSVLMDVKPWDDETDMKKLEEAVRAVEMPGLLWGASKLVPVGYGIKKLTIMLTIVDDLVSPDNLIEDFLTSEPNNEYIQSCDIVAFNKI; encoded by the exons ATGGCCGTTACTTTCTCAGATCTACACACAGAGGAGGGTGTCAAATCCGTGGAGGAGCACCTCGCCGGAAAAACCTATATCTCCGG AGATCAATTGTCTGTGGATGATGTTAAGGTTTACGCTGCCGTTCCAGCGAAGCCCAGCGATGCTTTCCCCAATGCTAGCAAGTGGTACGAGTGTGTAGCTTCTCACCTCGCTAAAAG CTTCCCAGGTAAGGCTGTTGGAGTTCAAATCGGTGgctctgctgctgctgctgcttcagCTGTTGAGGCTGAG GCACCTGCATCTgcagctgatgatgatgatgacattgaTCTCTTTGGTGACGAGAccgaagaggaaaagaaagctTCTGAGGAGAGGGAGGCTGCTAAGAAGGATACCAAGAAGCCTAAAGAGA GTGGAAAGTCCTCTGTGCTTATGGATGTTAAGCCATGGGATGATGAGACTGACATGAAGAAACTGGAGGAGGCTGTTCGTGCTGTTGAGATGCCCGGTCTTTTATGGGGAGCTT CTAAACTGGTGCCAGTTGGTTACGGAATCAAGAAACTCACAATTATGCTCACCATTGTTGATGACCTTGTCTCCCCAGACAACCTCATTGAAGATTTCCTCACCTCAGAGCCTAACAACGAGTACATCCAGAGTTGTGACATCGTCGCATTCAACAAGATCTAG